GCGTCGGCGTGGGGATCACCATCGGCGGCGCTTTGGGCGTCTTCCCGCTCAAAAGCCGTTCGACCGTATCGCCCAGCACATTCAGATGCTGCTGAAGCGGCGGATTGAAAGCGTCGAGCCAGTGCGGCGTCGAGATGAAATACTCCAGCGACTTGGTCGGCATCACATTCTCGATCCGCATCGGGATGATGGGGATGCTTCGATTGACCGCCCGCTCGACCTCGCGTTTGATCTGCGGCGAGGCGTTGGCGTGATCGGAGAAGACGAGCACCATAACGCGCGAACCGTGGATCGCATCGACGATGGATTCGCTCCAGTCGGCGCCGGGCAGGATGTCGCGCGGGGCGATCCAGCAGCGGATTTTCCGCGCTTCGAGCGTCGCCACGACCGCATCGGCCGTGGGCTTGTCCAGCGAGGAATGACTGACGAAGACATCGTGACCCATGGTGCGTAATTTACCATTGCGTGCCGAATCGTGAAACGTGATGTTCGGGACGCGCGGGCGGGACGGGCATCGGTATAATCATCGCGACCGGCCCCGTAGCTCAGCGGTCAGAGCACGCGACTCATAATCGCTTGGTCCCTGGTTCAAATCCAGGCGGGGCTATTGGCGGGTGCGTGCATGTGGTCGGGTCTGCTTACGAGATGACGATGACGCCATCGAATGACTCATCGAGCGAATCCAAACAAGCCGCGGGCGAGCGGTTTGTCGTGCAGGTCGCGCGCGACGGGACGGTCATCGCGAAGGTCAACATCGACAAGACGCCGCTGACAATCGGGCGGTCCAAGTCGGCGGAGCTGCGCATCGATGACGACCGCGTGTCGCGCCGGCATGCGGAGATCGCGCGGGACAAGATCGGCCGTTGGGTGCTGCGCGATCTGGGCAGTCGCAACGGGACGCTCATCGACGGCCTGCCGGTCAGCGAGATGACGATCGACCTGGGCCGGGCATTTACGATCGGCGATTACACCTTCCGGATCATGCCCGTCGAGACGGCGAGCGAGCGGCCGCAGAGGGCGAGGCCGACGACGATCGTCGATTCGCCGCTGACGCATTACAGCACGTTCGGCGCCAACGCCGCCCGCATCGACACGCATCATCTGCACACGCTGACGGACTTCGGGCATGAACTGCTCGGTCTGGCGACACGGCGCGAGCGGCTGGAGCGATTGTGCCGGCTGATGGTCGACGGTGCGTTTCACGGTCGATTCGCGGCGGCGCTTTCGATGCGGCGCAGCGATCTGGAGCCGGAGCCGCAGGCGTTATGCGATGCGGTTCAGTCGGCCCGGGCGCAACAGCGCGGCGAAGCGCCGCCGCATCTGTCGCGCGGGCTGCTGGCGGCGATCAATGACAAACCCGCCCCGACGTTCGCGTCCAACACGGGCGGATCGAGCGGCGGGGTTGAAATGTCGATGGCGCCCGAAGCGGTCGGCGAGCAGGCGGCGGCGGCCGTCCCGCTCAACTTTGACGATGACACGCTGGAGGTGCTGTACGTGGCGTTTCCCCCGCAGTTCGGGACGGCGGAGTGGTTGACGCTCGTCGCGCTGGCGGCGCAGCAGTATCAGCAGGCGGAGGCGGCGATCAGGGCGCAGGAGCAGGCGCAGCGTCATGCGGCTTTGGAGCGGGAGCTGGCGGCGGCGCGCGTGATTCAGTTCCGTCTCGTGCCGCGCGAGCCCTCGGCGCATGGATTGGAAATCGCGCTGGGGTTCGAGCCGTGCCGCTGGGTCGGGGGCGATTACGTCGACGTGGTGCGCGATCAGTCGGGGGCGACGCTCTTGGTCATCGCGGACGTGACGGGCAAGGGATTGCCGGCGGCGCTGGTGGCGAGCGAGATGCATGCGATGGTGCATGCGTTCGTGCGTGCGGGCGCGGGATTGGGCGCGATGATGGACGGGCTCAACAGTCATCTGTGCGAGTACCTTGATGACGGAACATTCGTGACGGCGATCGCGCTGCGGCTCGACAGCGCCAGCGGCGAACTGGAGTGCA
This window of the Planctomycetota bacterium genome carries:
- a CDS encoding SpoIIE family protein phosphatase, with protein sequence MTMTPSNDSSSESKQAAGERFVVQVARDGTVIAKVNIDKTPLTIGRSKSAELRIDDDRVSRRHAEIARDKIGRWVLRDLGSRNGTLIDGLPVSEMTIDLGRAFTIGDYTFRIMPVETASERPQRARPTTIVDSPLTHYSTFGANAARIDTHHLHTLTDFGHELLGLATRRERLERLCRLMVDGAFHGRFAAALSMRRSDLEPEPQALCDAVQSARAQQRGEAPPHLSRGLLAAINDKPAPTFASNTGGSSGGVEMSMAPEAVGEQAAAAVPLNFDDDTLEVLYVAFPPQFGTAEWLTLVALAAQQYQQAEAAIRAQEQAQRHAALERELAAARVIQFRLVPREPSAHGLEIALGFEPCRWVGGDYVDVVRDQSGATLLVIADVTGKGLPAALVASEMHAMVHAFVRAGAGLGAMMDGLNSHLCEYLDDGTFVTAIALRLDSASGELECINAGHPPALVIDARGEVRSMQQAENLPLGIAAEPMITSRESLPAGALLAMYTDGLTEMRRENASMLNVEGLGGELAKIYAKMARENLTKVSEALSDRLDAIQGARAAEDDRTYLLARRAPGAGGD